The following proteins are co-located in the Rippkaea orientalis PCC 8801 genome:
- a CDS encoding phosphate-starvation-inducible PsiE family protein codes for MISKLRAMFKDENFLKFIHWVENIVSKVLSIALIIVIFIAVVELIILLFKDLFITEPVGFFGKTLIEIFGLFLNILIALELLENITAYLRKHIVQVELVVVTALIAIARKIIIFDTTKYEKEDLMSLAVASLALSISYFLIRFMNQKYSQK; via the coding sequence ATGATTAGCAAACTTAGAGCAATGTTTAAAGATGAAAACTTCTTAAAGTTTATCCATTGGGTCGAGAATATCGTTTCCAAGGTTTTATCAATTGCTTTGATCATTGTTATTTTTATTGCTGTTGTTGAACTGATTATTCTTCTTTTTAAAGATTTATTTATTACTGAACCTGTTGGTTTTTTCGGTAAAACGCTTATTGAAATATTTGGCTTATTCTTGAATATTTTGATTGCTCTAGAGCTTTTAGAAAACATTACTGCTTATTTAAGAAAGCATATTGTCCAAGTCGAATTAGTGGTTGTAACTGCGTTAATTGCTATTGCTAGAAAAATCATTATTTTTGATACTACAAAATATGAAAAAGAAGATTTAATGAGCTTAGCTGTTGCTAGTTTAGCTCTTTCAATTAGTTATTTTCTTATTCGATTCATGAATCAGAAATACAGTCAAAAATAA
- the treY gene encoding malto-oligosyltrehalose synthase has product MKIPSATYRIQFNSQFNFHDAEKIIPYLKQLGISDVYASPILKAKSGSTHGYDVVDYHQINPELGSEEDFKTLVSNLQELGMGWVQDIVPNHMAYDSQNKYLMDVLENGPYSDYFDYFDIDWEHPYTDIKGKILTPLLGDFYSTCLENNEIKLRYDEAGFSINYYQLKIPLRIESYSKLIEYDFKRVSDILGEEHNDIVKMLGILYIINNIAQVTDKKKRKEQSNFVKTILGELYRGNSVIQDFIDTNIKIFNNEIEPQNDYNLLDELLSDQFFRLSFWKVGAEELNYRRFFTINELICLKNEKPEVFEDTHKLIIELVNAGLITGLRIDHIDGLYNPTEYLERLREKTGDIYIVVEKIIELEKAYFSRQEEMPITWPIQGTSGYDFLDSVNSIFVFYQEEAPEKITNIYHKFTNKKKPYQEILIDKKRLIADKNLAGDVENLANFLKKIAGKYRYGRDFTLNGLRKAIIEVLVFFPVYRSYITCEEIQDSDHEYIEEAIQKAKAQMPQLVNEFNFIQKILLLEDQAFLSAEERELWLHFVMKFQQASSPLTAKGVEDTALYVYHRLISLNEVGGNPDLLGISAGVFHYFNQKRQDHWTHSLNATSTHDTKRSADVRSRINVLSEIPEEWESEVMTWQDLNSSHKHRTHQKMIPDGNDEYFLYQTLIGTFPFNQEDYPEFIERIKNYVIKAVREAKVHTAWLKPDLEYEEKFTHFVETILQPSEENLFLEKLRYFHEKIAYYGVFNALSQTLLKITSPGVPDFYQGTELWDFSLVDPDNRRPVDFAKRISLLEELQQQAESDILGLMKQLLTNYQDGRIKLFLTYRTLLARQQHLDLFQKGAYIPLEVIGKYQEHLIAFARYYNQTTAITLVPRFLTRLIDPYHPPLGSEVWGDTQLVIPHTFQANWTDALSDRQIAPANVISIGEILQHFPVALLIGHNSP; this is encoded by the coding sequence ATGAAGATTCCTAGTGCAACCTATCGGATTCAATTTAACTCACAATTTAACTTCCATGACGCTGAAAAAATTATCCCTTATCTCAAACAATTAGGGATTTCTGATGTTTATGCTTCCCCCATTTTAAAAGCAAAATCAGGCAGTACCCACGGTTATGATGTGGTTGATTATCATCAAATTAACCCCGAATTAGGAAGCGAAGAAGACTTTAAAACCCTAGTCAGTAACCTACAAGAATTAGGGATGGGATGGGTACAAGATATTGTTCCTAACCACATGGCCTATGATAGTCAGAATAAATACTTGATGGATGTCTTAGAAAATGGACCCTATTCCGATTACTTTGACTATTTTGATATTGATTGGGAACATCCCTATACTGACATTAAAGGCAAAATTTTAACCCCTCTATTGGGAGACTTTTATAGTACCTGTTTAGAAAACAATGAAATCAAACTGCGTTACGATGAAGCGGGATTTAGTATTAACTATTATCAACTCAAAATTCCTTTAAGAATTGAGTCATACTCCAAATTAATAGAATATGACTTTAAACGGGTTTCTGACATTTTAGGCGAAGAACACAACGATATTGTCAAAATGTTGGGCATTCTTTATATTATTAATAATATTGCCCAAGTAACTGATAAAAAGAAACGAAAAGAACAATCAAATTTTGTCAAAACAATTTTAGGAGAACTCTATAGAGGCAATTCGGTGATTCAAGATTTCATTGATACCAATATTAAAATATTTAACAATGAAATTGAACCTCAAAACGACTATAATTTATTAGATGAATTGCTCAGCGATCAATTTTTCCGTCTATCTTTCTGGAAAGTGGGTGCAGAAGAGTTGAACTATCGACGGTTTTTCACCATTAATGAGTTAATTTGTCTAAAAAATGAAAAACCTGAAGTCTTTGAGGATACTCATAAGCTAATCATCGAATTAGTTAATGCTGGATTGATTACCGGATTAAGAATCGATCATATTGATGGATTATATAATCCCACAGAATATCTAGAAAGACTACGAGAAAAAACGGGAGATATCTATATCGTTGTCGAGAAAATTATTGAATTAGAGAAAGCCTATTTTTCTCGTCAAGAAGAAATGCCGATTACCTGGCCAATTCAAGGGACATCAGGGTATGATTTTTTAGATTCTGTCAATAGTATTTTTGTTTTTTATCAGGAAGAAGCCCCCGAAAAAATCACGAATATTTATCATAAGTTTACTAACAAGAAAAAACCTTATCAAGAGATTTTAATAGACAAAAAACGATTAATTGCTGATAAAAATTTAGCGGGAGATGTAGAAAACTTAGCTAATTTTCTCAAAAAAATTGCAGGTAAATATCGCTACGGACGAGACTTTACCCTGAATGGATTACGCAAAGCTATCATCGAAGTTTTAGTTTTCTTTCCCGTTTATCGTAGTTATATTACCTGCGAAGAAATCCAAGATAGCGATCATGAATATATCGAAGAAGCTATCCAAAAAGCTAAAGCACAAATGCCTCAATTAGTCAATGAATTTAACTTTATTCAAAAAATTCTGTTACTTGAAGATCAAGCTTTTTTAAGCGCAGAAGAACGGGAATTATGGTTACATTTTGTGATGAAATTTCAACAAGCATCCAGTCCCCTAACGGCAAAAGGAGTTGAAGATACAGCCCTTTATGTTTATCATCGATTAATCTCCCTAAATGAAGTGGGGGGCAATCCCGATTTATTAGGGATTTCTGCCGGAGTTTTCCATTATTTCAACCAAAAAAGACAAGATCACTGGACGCATTCCCTGAACGCGACATCAACCCACGATACCAAACGTAGCGCAGACGTGCGATCGCGGATTAATGTCCTTTCAGAAATTCCCGAAGAATGGGAAAGCGAAGTGATGACATGGCAAGATCTCAACAGTTCCCATAAACATCGCACCCATCAAAAAATGATTCCCGATGGCAACGATGAATACTTTTTATATCAAACCCTGATTGGAACCTTTCCCTTTAATCAAGAGGACTATCCTGAATTTATTGAACGCATCAAAAACTATGTCATTAAAGCGGTTCGGGAAGCCAAAGTGCACACCGCTTGGTTAAAACCTGACCTAGAATACGAAGAGAAATTTACTCACTTTGTCGAGACAATTTTACAGCCCTCCGAGGAAAATCTCTTCTTAGAAAAACTGCGTTATTTTCACGAAAAAATCGCCTACTACGGAGTCTTTAATGCTCTTTCCCAGACTCTATTAAAAATTACCTCTCCAGGGGTTCCCGACTTTTATCAAGGCACAGAATTATGGGACTTTAGCCTAGTTGATCCCGATAACCGTCGTCCCGTTGATTTTGCAAAACGGATCTCTTTATTAGAAGAACTACAGCAGCAAGCCGAAAGCGATATATTAGGGTTAATGAAGCAGTTATTAACCAACTATCAAGATGGGCGAATTAAACTCTTTTTAACCTATCGTACCCTCTTAGCAAGACAACAACACCTAGATCTGTTTCAAAAAGGAGCCTATATCCCCCTAGAAGTCATCGGCAAATATCAAGAACATTTGATTGCTTTTGCCCGATACTACAATCAAACCACCGCCATTACCCTTGTTCCTCGATTTCTGACCCGTTTGATTGACCCCTATCATCCTCCCTTGGGGTCTGAAGTCTGGGGAGATACTCAACTGGTTATCCCCCATACCTTCCAGGCAAACTGGACTGATGCACTCAGCGATCGCCAAATTGCCCCCGCTAATGTCATTTCTATTGGAGAAATCCTACAACATTTCCCCGTTGCTTTGTTAATTGGACATAATTCCCCTTAA
- a CDS encoding trehalase family glycosidase translates to MLNSLPLYDELRLTSQDLAPIRHYIKHTWKTLTRSPRHIVKAARDPKLEYQGDQPLPVYLSAREDYVQVENKLRQLLSPEELAQIELQVLPPEMNQIEHHGLLYLPGEYVVPGGRFNELYGWDSYFIQLGLLQDGEIALAQSMIDQLLYEIEHYGTVLNGNRTYMLNRSQPPFLTRMILDLYHRTHDLNWLRSVLPTVQSYYFYWTVPPHLNQATGLSHYNAFGVGPAPEVISSEIDENGKNHYERILEYYRTHEIEDYDVSLYYDQETDSLTDLFYQGDRSMRESGFDPTNRFGPFSVDIIHYAPVCLNSLLYQMELDLAEMQRILGYGHAASYWLNHAENRRHLMNQYLWDDEVGLYFDYNFRTGCCRRYEFVTTFFPLWVGLASPEQAQRVALNLSTFETPGGLVTSTHFSGNQWDEPFGWAPLHLIAVDGLRRYGYIEEAHRIACKFVNLVLQEFNKTGTIVEKYDVKKCSADVSDEIFFGYSSNEIGFGWTNGVVLELLAMLERDGVIV, encoded by the coding sequence ATGCTCAATTCTCTTCCCCTGTATGATGAATTACGGCTAACCAGCCAAGATCTTGCACCCATCAGACACTACATCAAACACACCTGGAAAACCCTCACTCGTTCCCCACGTCATATCGTTAAAGCTGCCAGAGATCCTAAACTGGAGTATCAAGGAGATCAACCCTTACCCGTTTATCTTTCAGCGAGAGAAGATTATGTACAAGTAGAAAACAAGTTGCGTCAACTACTCAGTCCAGAAGAATTAGCGCAAATTGAACTGCAAGTTTTACCCCCAGAAATGAACCAAATTGAACACCATGGACTGCTTTACCTCCCAGGGGAATACGTTGTGCCTGGAGGACGCTTTAATGAACTCTATGGATGGGATAGCTACTTTATTCAATTGGGATTACTCCAGGATGGAGAAATTGCTTTAGCCCAAAGCATGATAGACCAATTACTCTACGAAATCGAACACTATGGGACAGTTTTAAACGGCAATCGCACCTATATGCTCAACCGTTCTCAACCTCCCTTTCTCACCCGAATGATTTTAGACCTGTATCACCGTACTCACGATCTCAACTGGTTGCGTTCAGTGTTACCAACGGTACAAAGCTATTATTTTTACTGGACGGTTCCCCCGCACCTCAATCAAGCCACAGGATTGTCTCACTATAACGCCTTTGGGGTGGGACCAGCCCCAGAGGTGATCAGTTCCGAAATTGATGAAAACGGCAAAAATCACTACGAACGCATCTTAGAATACTACCGCACTCATGAAATTGAAGACTATGACGTGAGTCTGTACTATGATCAAGAAACAGACAGTTTAACCGACCTTTTTTATCAGGGCGATCGCTCCATGCGAGAATCGGGATTTGACCCCACTAATCGCTTTGGACCGTTTAGCGTAGATATCATCCATTATGCCCCCGTCTGTCTCAATTCCCTACTGTATCAGATGGAACTGGATTTAGCCGAAATGCAACGCATCTTAGGCTATGGTCACGCGGCCTCCTATTGGCTCAACCACGCCGAAAACCGCCGTCATTTGATGAATCAATACCTCTGGGATGACGAAGTAGGGTTGTATTTTGACTACAATTTTCGGACTGGTTGCTGTCGTCGCTATGAATTTGTGACCACCTTCTTCCCCTTGTGGGTTGGGTTAGCCTCTCCCGAACAAGCGCAACGGGTTGCCCTGAATTTATCCACCTTTGAAACCCCTGGCGGCCTCGTCACCAGTACCCACTTTTCCGGTAATCAATGGGATGAGCCTTTTGGTTGGGCTCCCTTACACCTGATTGCTGTTGATGGGTTGCGGCGTTATGGTTATATTGAGGAAGCCCACCGCATTGCCTGTAAATTTGTCAATTTAGTCCTTCAAGAGTTTAACAAAACCGGAACCATTGTCGAGAAATACGATGTCAAAAAATGCTCGGCTGATGTCTCTGATGAAATTTTCTTCGGTTATAGTTCCAATGAAATTGGCTTTGGCTGGACGAATGGGGTCGTTTTAGAGTTATTGGCGATGTTGGAACGCGATGGGGTCATCGTGTAG
- a CDS encoding RNA-guided endonuclease InsQ/TnpB family protein: MLESQPITVACKLQVANTLAKEIDETMMVFACACDWVNQNTPEKMTNKTAMQSLVYQDVRVNFGLSSNLAIQAIRRVCANRKTAKQKGKKVKEFKPTSISYDARIFSFRESDWTVSVKLLNSRQRIKLLIGNYQIGLLKSKNPTSATLVKRKSGNYYIHITLDEPTQPEAKTDKVLGVDLGRTDIATTSEGESWSGKQITAKRNHYAKLRTTIQKKASKGTRSSRRRCRQLLARLSGKERRFQKHINHEISRQLVNNAVTNKQAIAIEDLTGIRERTNRKPRSKKDKRLGNNWAFYQLRQFLTYKCILAGVKLILVNPAYTSLSCHKCLVIGDRKGKGFSCNNCGNKCDADYNGAQKCDSFSLNLETGGRLASVK, encoded by the coding sequence ATGCTTGAAAGCCAGCCCATAACAGTTGCTTGCAAACTCCAAGTCGCCAATACACTCGCCAAAGAAATTGACGAGACAATGATGGTGTTTGCTTGTGCCTGTGATTGGGTTAACCAAAACACTCCTGAAAAAATGACTAACAAAACGGCTATGCAATCGTTGGTTTATCAGGATGTTAGGGTTAATTTTGGGTTATCATCTAATTTGGCGATCCAGGCAATTAGAAGGGTATGTGCTAACAGAAAAACAGCCAAGCAAAAAGGCAAAAAGGTTAAAGAGTTTAAGCCAACTTCTATCAGCTATGATGCTCGGATATTTAGCTTTAGGGAGAGTGACTGGACTGTTAGCGTCAAGCTATTAAATAGTCGCCAAAGAATTAAGCTATTAATTGGTAATTACCAAATTGGATTACTAAAAAGTAAAAATCCAACATCCGCTACATTGGTTAAACGGAAAAGTGGCAATTATTACATTCATATTACATTGGATGAACCAACTCAACCAGAGGCTAAAACAGATAAAGTTTTAGGGGTTGATTTGGGTAGAACGGATATAGCAACTACATCAGAAGGAGAATCATGGTCAGGAAAACAGATTACGGCTAAACGAAATCATTATGCAAAACTGAGAACGACTATTCAGAAAAAAGCCTCGAAAGGCACTAGAAGTTCACGGCGTAGATGTCGTCAGCTACTAGCACGGTTGTCGGGGAAAGAAAGGCGTTTTCAGAAGCATATTAATCATGAAATATCCCGTCAATTGGTAAATAATGCCGTTACCAACAAACAAGCTATTGCCATTGAAGACTTAACAGGTATAAGGGAACGTACTAATAGAAAACCTAGAAGCAAAAAAGATAAGCGTTTGGGTAATAATTGGGCGTTCTATCAGTTAAGACAATTCTTGACCTACAAGTGCATTTTAGCGGGTGTAAAACTAATATTAGTTAACCCTGCTTATACCAGCTTGAGTTGTCATAAATGTCTTGTTATTGGTGATAGAAAGGGAAAAGGATTTAGCTGTAATAACTGCGGTAATAAATGCGATGCAGATTATAACGGCGCACAAAAGTGCGATTCGTTCAGTCTAAACCTGGAAACAGGGGGACGACTGGCTTCTGTTAAGTAA
- a CDS encoding M15 family metallopeptidase: MKPYHNIPIEDCHEPLVAIPLEKFAVESPHPYQKLGANYNNKSPYYLRQGVLNALLKAQTDLEQEYPGWKIQIFDAYRPVEVQQFMVDYTFDLVIKKQGLNRGQLSSEQEKTLWEKVYQIWAIPSKNPATPPPHSTGAAIDITLVDETGKIINMGGEIDELSPRSHPNYYVNSTDKIECLYHQQREILNKIMTKAGFSRHPGEWWHFSLGDQMWALQMNQKTAFYGRIIED; this comes from the coding sequence ATGAAACCCTATCATAACATTCCTATTGAAGACTGCCATGAACCATTAGTCGCTATTCCTCTAGAAAAGTTTGCGGTAGAATCTCCCCATCCCTATCAAAAATTAGGAGCCAATTATAATAATAAATCTCCCTATTATTTGCGTCAAGGGGTTCTCAATGCTTTATTAAAGGCTCAAACTGATTTAGAACAAGAATATCCAGGGTGGAAAATTCAAATCTTTGACGCTTATCGACCCGTAGAAGTGCAACAATTTATGGTCGATTATACCTTCGATTTGGTGATCAAAAAACAAGGATTAAATCGAGGACAATTATCCTCAGAACAAGAAAAAACTCTCTGGGAAAAAGTTTATCAAATTTGGGCAATTCCAAGCAAAAATCCCGCCACTCCCCCTCCCCACAGTACGGGTGCAGCGATTGATATTACCTTAGTGGATGAAACGGGAAAAATTATTAATATGGGAGGAGAAATTGATGAACTTTCACCGCGATCGCACCCTAATTATTATGTCAATAGTACCGATAAAATCGAATGTCTCTATCATCAACAACGGGAAATATTGAATAAAATTATGACTAAAGCAGGGTTTTCTCGTCACCCTGGGGAATGGTGGCATTTTTCCCTAGGGGATCAAATGTGGGCTTTACAAATGAACCAAAAAACGGCTTTTTATGGTAGAATCATAGAGGATTAG
- a CDS encoding DUF364 domain-containing protein — protein sequence MFSQQIYDLLLDHSNSNTAIQEVLIGLTWTMCNAQGIGLSMSPGIPTRTLPWSGTLVNQTIANIAPWIRSWDSYQATVGMSVINAAINSHSPLPETGQPLSLPGSSNLAVFEHFLPQLRGKRVSIIGRYPGLSRYETEMEINVIELNPEPGDFPSPASEYLLPQSEWVFLTATSIVNKTFPRLVELAKNATLVLMGPTVPWLAELAEFGVNYLAGVTVTNPVALRQTIAEGGGIRIFETGVEYRLVQLP from the coding sequence ATGTTTAGTCAACAAATCTACGATTTACTCCTCGACCATAGTAACAGTAATACGGCCATTCAAGAAGTTCTTATTGGTCTAACCTGGACAATGTGTAACGCGCAAGGAATAGGACTGTCGATGAGTCCAGGTATTCCCACACGAACCTTACCCTGGTCAGGAACCCTAGTTAACCAAACGATAGCAAATATTGCCCCTTGGATACGTTCTTGGGACAGTTATCAAGCGACTGTGGGAATGTCCGTTATTAATGCTGCGATTAACTCCCATTCCCCCCTACCAGAAACCGGTCAACCGCTTTCCTTGCCTGGTTCTTCTAATTTAGCAGTTTTTGAGCATTTTCTGCCCCAACTTCGAGGAAAGCGGGTTTCTATCATTGGACGTTATCCAGGGTTAAGTCGCTATGAAACCGAGATGGAAATAAATGTTATTGAATTAAACCCCGAACCGGGGGACTTTCCTTCTCCTGCATCAGAATATTTATTACCTCAGTCAGAATGGGTATTTTTAACCGCTACTTCTATTGTTAATAAAACCTTTCCTCGCTTAGTGGAATTGGCTAAAAATGCTACCTTAGTTTTAATGGGTCCCACCGTTCCCTGGTTAGCAGAATTAGCTGAATTTGGTGTTAATTATCTTGCCGGAGTAACAGTAACTAACCCTGTTGCTTTAAGACAAACCATCGCTGAAGGAGGAGGGATAAGAATTTTTGAAACAGGGGTTGAATATCGACTGGTTCAGTTGCCATAA
- a CDS encoding hemolysin XhlA family protein has translation MKADVGVLKEDVRELKTDVKELNGLKEDVRELKADVKELKSDVQELKSIKEDIKELKGSSKAQIWTLIGILVTAVGGFLVAVGRLVIAGNP, from the coding sequence TTGAAAGCAGATGTTGGAGTTTTAAAAGAAGATGTCCGCGAGTTGAAAACAGATGTCAAGGAATTAAACGGACTTAAAGAAGATGTCCGCGAGTTGAAAGCAGATGTCAAAGAATTAAAATCAGATGTGCAAGAATTAAAAAGTATTAAAGAAGATATCAAAGAATTAAAAGGATCATCCAAAGCACAAATTTGGACCCTAATTGGCATTTTAGTAACAGCCGTTGGGGGTTTTTTAGTCGCTGTCGGTCGATTAGTAATAGCAGGAAATCCTTAA
- a CDS encoding M23 family metallopeptidase, producing the protein MIRIINRNFKQHKLKNWRYQLVLLSIIGCLTFLGIGGLRESPVQAQYNPTAATGNIWQYASFPVENFQTYTSGFGYRTSPVTGQSQFHYGLDLAAPLGSYVRNWWGGRVVGLSDNTACGTLIRIQSGQWQHTYCHLMGSVEDSPQGRYFIDREGGLVIWQGQDIPSAARIGRVGMTGRTTGPHLHWELKHNGTHIDPGLVLQEMFRYQASS; encoded by the coding sequence ATGATTCGCATTATTAACCGTAATTTCAAGCAACATAAGCTAAAAAATTGGCGTTATCAGCTAGTTTTACTGTCAATTATCGGCTGTTTGACCTTTTTAGGAATTGGGGGGTTACGAGAGTCTCCCGTTCAGGCCCAATATAATCCTACCGCAGCGACTGGCAATATCTGGCAATATGCGTCTTTTCCCGTGGAAAATTTCCAGACCTATACCTCTGGGTTTGGTTATCGGACTTCCCCCGTCACAGGACAATCTCAGTTTCATTATGGCTTAGATTTGGCTGCACCTTTAGGCAGCTATGTGAGAAACTGGTGGGGAGGTCGAGTAGTGGGGTTATCGGATAATACTGCTTGTGGAACCTTGATTAGAATTCAATCAGGACAATGGCAACATACTTACTGTCATTTGATGGGTTCAGTTGAAGATAGTCCCCAAGGTCGTTATTTTATTGATCGTGAGGGAGGTCTTGTCATTTGGCAAGGTCAAGATATTCCTTCAGCAGCGAGAATTGGTCGGGTAGGAATGACGGGTCGTACCACAGGACCCCATCTACATTGGGAATTAAAACATAATGGAACTCATATCGATCCTGGGTTAGTTCTCCAAGAAATGTTTCGTTATCAAGCATCTTCTTAA
- the treZ gene encoding malto-oligosyltrehalose trehalohydrolase produces the protein MKLSANYDGNSDCQFTLWAPKVRQVDLKIITPTEQIIPMECDEKGYWKTHLKIAPGSLYCYQLDSEQTRPDPASYSQPKGVHGPSEIIDHHRFNWTDHQWKNLPFTDFVIYELHVGTFTPEGTLTAIIPRLSQLKAVGITAIELMPLSQFPGDRNWGYDGVYPFAVQQSYGGVDGLKELVNACHQEGLAVILDVVYNHLGPEGNYTANFAPYFSHKYQTPWGNAINFDDAYSYGVRNFFIENALYWLRDYHIDGLRLDAIHGIYDQSANHFLVELRQKIDQLSQECDRPFYLIAESDLNDGRILRPLEVGGYGMDAQWSDDFHHCLHTLLTGENQGYYQDFGRCDHLTQAFKQSFVYSGDYSPHRQRYHGGSVSDRPSSQFVVYAQNHDQIGNRMLGERLSNLVSFDALKLAAGTVILSPFIPLFFMGEEYGEETPFLYFISHTDSNLVEAVRQGRKEEFKSFQWQGEPPDPYALETFKQCQLQWHKRDEGKHKILLKFHQKLLQMRRTIPALKNCNQDHLSVKTWENERLICLHRWYQNSEVFCIMNFNQETITVTIEPPQGNWIKQLDSNDSEWLGKGSTLPESFHLEQTLIIPESSLIVYQI, from the coding sequence ATGAAACTTAGTGCAAATTATGACGGCAATAGCGATTGTCAATTTACCCTTTGGGCTCCTAAAGTCCGTCAAGTAGACCTTAAAATTATCACCCCAACAGAACAGATCATCCCAATGGAGTGTGATGAAAAAGGATACTGGAAAACTCACCTAAAAATCGCTCCAGGTAGCTTATATTGTTATCAACTAGACTCAGAACAAACTCGACCAGATCCCGCGTCTTACTCTCAACCAAAAGGGGTTCATGGTCCTTCTGAAATTATCGATCATCATCGCTTTAATTGGACTGATCATCAGTGGAAAAATCTCCCTTTTACTGATTTTGTTATCTATGAGTTGCACGTCGGAACTTTCACCCCAGAAGGAACACTCACCGCAATTATTCCCCGTTTAAGTCAACTCAAAGCAGTAGGAATTACTGCCATTGAATTAATGCCATTATCCCAATTTCCAGGCGATCGCAATTGGGGTTATGATGGCGTTTATCCCTTTGCTGTTCAACAGTCCTACGGAGGAGTAGACGGACTCAAAGAACTGGTTAATGCTTGTCATCAAGAAGGATTAGCCGTCATCCTCGATGTGGTTTACAATCATTTAGGACCAGAAGGCAACTATACCGCCAATTTTGCTCCCTATTTTAGTCACAAATATCAAACACCGTGGGGAAATGCTATTAATTTTGATGATGCCTACAGTTATGGAGTGCGTAACTTTTTTATTGAAAATGCGCTATATTGGCTAAGGGACTATCATATTGATGGCTTAAGATTGGATGCTATCCATGGAATTTATGACCAAAGTGCCAACCATTTTTTAGTCGAATTAAGACAGAAAATTGACCAGCTTTCCCAAGAGTGCGATCGCCCCTTTTATTTAATAGCAGAAAGTGACTTAAACGATGGTCGTATCCTTCGTCCTTTGGAAGTAGGGGGGTATGGGATGGATGCTCAATGGAGTGATGATTTTCACCACTGTTTACATACCTTATTAACGGGAGAAAATCAAGGCTATTATCAAGATTTTGGACGCTGTGATCACTTAACACAAGCCTTTAAACAGAGTTTTGTCTATAGTGGAGATTATTCCCCCCATCGTCAACGTTATCATGGCGGATCAGTCAGCGATCGCCCCTCGTCTCAATTCGTGGTTTATGCCCAAAATCACGACCAAATTGGTAATCGAATGCTGGGGGAAAGATTGTCAAACTTAGTCTCGTTTGATGCCCTAAAATTAGCCGCAGGAACGGTTATTTTATCCCCCTTTATTCCCCTGTTTTTTATGGGGGAAGAATACGGAGAAGAAACCCCTTTTTTATACTTTATTAGTCACACCGATTCTAACTTAGTCGAAGCAGTCAGACAAGGAAGAAAAGAAGAATTTAAAAGTTTTCAATGGCAAGGAGAACCCCCTGATCCCTATGCGCTAGAAACCTTTAAACAATGTCAATTACAATGGCATAAAAGAGATGAAGGAAAACATAAAATTTTGTTAAAATTTCACCAAAAATTGTTGCAAATGCGACGGACTATTCCTGCTTTAAAAAATTGTAATCAAGACCACTTATCGGTTAAAACTTGGGAAAATGAACGGTTAATCTGTCTTCATCGATGGTACCAAAATAGTGAAGTTTTCTGTATCATGAACTTTAATCAAGAAACCATTACCGTGACGATTGAACCACCACAGGGAAACTGGATAAAACAATTAGATTCTAATGATAGCGAATGGCTTGGAAAAGGGTCAACTTTACCTGAATCTTTCCATCTAGAACAAACGTTAATTATCCCAGAAAGCAGTTTAATTGTTTATCAAATTTAG